The Canis lupus baileyi chromosome 11, mCanLup2.hap1, whole genome shotgun sequence genome includes a window with the following:
- the NFU1 gene encoding NFU1 iron-sulfur cluster scaffold homolog, mitochondrial isoform X4 — translation MDFFASGLPLVTEETSSGEAGSEEDDEVVAMIKELLDTRIRPTVQEDGGDVIYKGFEDGIVQLKLQGSCTSCPSSIITLKNGIQNMLQFYIPEVEGVEQVMDDESDEKEANST, via the exons ATGGATTTCTTTGCTTCTGGCTTACCCTTAGTTACTGAGGAAACATCTTCAGGAGAAGCAG GATCTGAAGAAGATGATGAAGTTGTGGCAATGATTAAGGAATTGTTAGATACTAGAATACG GCCAACTGTGCAGGAAGATGGCGGAGATGTTATCTATAAAGGCTTTGAAGATGGCATTGTCCAGCTGAAGCTCCAAGGTTCTTGTACCAGCTGCCCCAGTTCAATCATTACTCTGAAAAATGGAATTCAGAACATGCTGCAATTTTATATTCCAGAGGTGGAGGGTGTAGAACAG gttATGGATGATGAATCAgatgaaaaagaagcaaactcaacttaa